The DNA segment ACAACTTGGCAAAACACCGATTAATTGGAGGCTTGATTAAATATTAGAGTCCTCTATCAAGTTTTCGTTAAAAGGAATCTCTAAGGCTTTCACATTGCCAATCGCATTTCCTGCGATTCCTTTAATAGAACCATACATATCAATCGTATTTTCAAGCACCTTTTGAATCTGCTTTTCACGTTGCTTCCATAGTCTCTGCATTGCGCGTTTCTCGGAATCTAAATCACTCTGCATTTGTGTAAATCCCTCTACAATCGCTTCTATTTGCATTTTAAATTCAGAACTCGTGAGATATTGATAAAGCAAACCCATTTTATCCTGCTTGTTTTCTTGGGATTTTTGTGCGATTTGCACTCTTATCACGCCTTCTCTTAACACAGCACAAAGAGCCTTAAACTCCTCAAAGGTGCAAATCCACACGCCATCTAGCAACCCCATTCGTTCTAGCTCCTTTGGCATTGTTTGACTAACAATCACACCCACATCTGCATTTTCCTTGCGCATATCTGCTTTAAACTTTTCAATCCACGCGCGCTGAAACTCCTTTGTGCGTTTGCTTTCGTAATAAATCTTGCCACAATTTGGAATCTCTCTTGTATGCACAATCTGCACGCAATCCCCCCCATGCGCTCCCTTTTTAATCTCTACAATATCATCTAAGGGAAATTGCACCTGTAAATATTCCTCAATCGCTAGTTCCTGCACCTCTCCTTGTAGCTGTTGCGAACCAATCTCTACCTTTCGTTGTGCTTCTTGGAGTTGCTTTTTAAGTCCCTCTAGTTGCTGCTCTTTCTCACGAAATCTTAGCTCATTTTGCGATTCTATTTCTTTATGTAACTTTTCTTTAAAGCTTGCCATTTCTTGTGCAAGACGCTCTTGCTCTTGGGCTTTGATTTTAGATTCTATCTCTCCTTTTTCTCTTTTTAACTTCTCAATTTCCGCTTTGCTTAGGTTTAATTCCCTGACTTGATTGGATTTTTCCTCCAATTCTTTTTGCATAGTTTTCAAGGCTTCTTGATATTCTTGCGCAAATTCTTGTTTAAGAGACTCTTGAAGTTTTTGTCTCTCTTGCTTTAAGGATTCTTTGGTGGCTTGTTGGACTTTTTCTTGCAAGGATTCCTGCTCGGCTTGTAATGCCTCAAAAGCTTGCTTATATTCCTTTCTTTTTTGTGCAATTTCTGTTTCAAATTGCTTTTTGGATTCTAAAT comes from the Helicobacter ganmani genome and includes:
- a CDS encoding DUF2130 domain-containing protein, with product MNQENSIKCPNCGKQIDVQAIVYHQIEQKIYQENLESKKQFETEIAQKRKEYKQAFEALQAEQESLQEKVQQATKESLKQERQKLQESLKQEFAQEYQEALKTMQKELEEKSNQVRELNLSKAEIEKLKREKGEIESKIKAQEQERLAQEMASFKEKLHKEIESQNELRFREKEQQLEGLKKQLQEAQRKVEIGSQQLQGEVQELAIEEYLQVQFPLDDIVEIKKGAHGGDCVQIVHTREIPNCGKIYYESKRTKEFQRAWIEKFKADMRKENADVGVIVSQTMPKELERMGLLDGVWICTFEEFKALCAVLREGVIRVQIAQKSQENKQDKMGLLYQYLTSSEFKMQIEAIVEGFTQMQSDLDSEKRAMQRLWKQREKQIQKVLENTIDMYGSIKGIAGNAIGNVKALEIPFNENLIEDSNI